In Pseudobacter ginsenosidimutans, the following are encoded in one genomic region:
- a CDS encoding HAD family hydrolase, whose product MSISTLIEDKLAILTKLSEGDFEAFLYDCDGTLADNMGAHKASYKAVAANYGIDLDVSIIDELAGWPIPAVSEEIRKRYKTDFDPAVFTQQKNAQFEESFINETRPVEFVVEHLKAHAGKFRIGVVSGSERNAVVKTMQILGIESLVEVMVCAGETPHGKPFADPFLEAAKLLNVQPDKCLVFEDGDAGIKAAEAAGMKWIRIDRV is encoded by the coding sequence ATGAGTATTTCAACATTGATCGAAGACAAGCTGGCTATTCTTACAAAGCTGAGTGAAGGAGACTTTGAAGCATTTTTATACGACTGCGATGGTACGCTGGCAGATAATATGGGCGCTCACAAAGCCTCATATAAGGCTGTAGCAGCAAACTATGGTATCGATTTGGATGTTTCGATCATAGATGAACTGGCAGGCTGGCCAATTCCTGCAGTGTCTGAAGAAATAAGAAAACGATACAAAACCGATTTTGATCCAGCTGTTTTTACTCAGCAAAAGAATGCACAGTTTGAGGAATCGTTTATCAACGAGACTCGTCCGGTTGAATTTGTAGTTGAACATTTGAAGGCGCATGCCGGCAAATTTCGCATAGGCGTGGTGTCTGGCAGCGAGCGAAACGCTGTTGTGAAAACAATGCAGATATTAGGCATTGAAAGCTTAGTGGAAGTGATGGTCTGCGCTGGCGAAACGCCACATGGGAAACCTTTTGCTGATCCATTTTTGGAGGCGGCAAAGTTGTTGAATGTTCAACCTGATAAATGTTTGGTTTTTGAAGATGGGGATGCAGGAATAAAAGCTGCGGAAGCAGCTGGAATGAAGTGGATACGGATTGATAGAGTATAG
- a CDS encoding TlpA disulfide reductase family protein: MKTIISALLLAAPAAVFAQQDPAFTIKGKVGKLEAPAKIYLNYRENGNNVLDSVVFKGGAFEFKGTLGGPTGARLIVDHTGEGMKRVMDMITVYVEKGNVTVDAKDSVKNATVKGSPVHEAFLGYKKFLSGPDAVLEAVNKEYYGAPREKQQDTAFVNGLIAKQTPAQEEKKKLQAEYIKKNPGSFFSLAAINELAGANFDPAEIEPQFNALSADLKASKAGKEFAERIDIAKKTAVGVVAPDFTQNDQNDKPVKLSDFRGKYVLVDFWASWCGPCRAENPNVVKTYNEFKDKNFTVLGVSLDSKKENWLKAIDDDQLTWSHVSDLKFWQNAVAVQYGVRAVPTNLLIDPNGKIVARDLRGEELGKKLKEFIN; this comes from the coding sequence ATGAAAACAATCATTTCCGCATTACTGCTGGCTGCACCCGCCGCAGTTTTCGCTCAACAGGACCCCGCCTTTACCATCAAGGGTAAAGTGGGCAAACTGGAAGCTCCGGCCAAGATCTATCTGAACTACAGGGAAAATGGCAATAACGTTCTCGACTCCGTTGTATTCAAAGGAGGCGCTTTCGAATTCAAAGGAACACTTGGCGGCCCTACAGGCGCAAGGCTCATTGTTGATCATACCGGTGAGGGTATGAAAAGAGTGATGGACATGATCACTGTATATGTTGAGAAAGGAAATGTAACAGTGGATGCAAAAGATTCTGTTAAGAATGCAACCGTGAAAGGTTCTCCCGTTCACGAGGCTTTCCTGGGATACAAGAAATTCCTTTCTGGTCCTGACGCCGTTCTGGAAGCTGTGAACAAAGAATATTATGGCGCTCCCCGCGAAAAACAACAAGACACTGCTTTTGTAAATGGCCTGATCGCGAAACAAACACCTGCGCAGGAAGAAAAGAAAAAACTGCAGGCTGAGTATATCAAAAAGAACCCTGGTTCTTTCTTCAGTCTTGCTGCAATAAATGAACTGGCTGGCGCTAATTTCGATCCTGCTGAGATCGAACCTCAATTCAATGCGCTCTCTGCTGACCTGAAAGCTTCCAAAGCTGGTAAGGAATTCGCTGAGCGTATCGATATCGCCAAGAAAACTGCAGTAGGCGTTGTTGCTCCTGATTTCACTCAGAATGATCAGAACGACAAACCCGTGAAGCTGTCTGATTTCCGTGGTAAATATGTACTGGTTGATTTCTGGGCTAGCTGGTGCGGCCCCTGCCGCGCTGAGAACCCCAACGTAGTGAAAACTTACAATGAGTTCAAAGACAAAAATTTCACTGTCCTCGGTGTTAGCCTGGATAGCAAAAAAGAAAACTGGCTGAAAGCGATCGATGACGATCAACTGACCTGGAGCCATGTTTCTGATCTGAAGTTCTGGCAAAATGCTGTTGCTGTTCAGTATGGTGTTCGTGCAGTGCCCACGAATCTGCTGATCGATCCTAATGGAAAGATCGTAGCGAGAGACCTGAGAGGTGAAGAGTTAGGTAAGAAACTGAAAGAGTTTATCAACTAA
- a CDS encoding RNA polymerase sigma factor, whose amino-acid sequence MQENNTNRDFELFALIAEGDESAFEQLYNLYLPELYPVIFNIVKSELLVKDIIQELFLYLWMDREKLNGVDQPRNWIFKIAYNRSYSWLKKQIIRERAAQQMSTQEAENATEEAVHFSEASRLVLAAINELPPKSQQIYRLSREAGLKPAVIADQLGMDVQAVKNSLYRSGKALKAALASKGIIVPIALLLTRL is encoded by the coding sequence TTGCAGGAAAACAATACAAATAGAGACTTTGAGCTGTTTGCCCTCATTGCCGAAGGCGACGAGTCTGCTTTCGAACAACTCTACAACCTCTACCTGCCTGAGCTTTACCCCGTTATTTTCAATATCGTGAAGTCCGAACTGCTGGTGAAAGACATCATCCAGGAACTTTTCCTCTACCTCTGGATGGACCGCGAAAAACTCAATGGCGTTGATCAGCCCCGCAACTGGATCTTCAAGATCGCTTATAACCGCTCCTATTCCTGGCTTAAAAAACAGATCATTCGCGAACGCGCCGCGCAGCAAATGAGCACACAGGAAGCAGAAAATGCCACTGAAGAAGCTGTTCATTTTTCAGAAGCTTCCCGGCTGGTGCTCGCTGCCATCAATGAGCTTCCTCCAAAATCTCAGCAGATCTATCGTCTTAGTCGTGAAGCCGGCCTGAAACCGGCTGTCATCGCAGATCAGCTGGGCATGGATGTGCAGGCCGTCAAGAATTCATTATACCGCTCCGGAAAAGCGCTCAAGGCTGCCCTTGCCAGCAAGGGTATCATAGTGCCCATCGCCCTCCTGCTTACCCGTCTATAA